A portion of the Thunnus albacares chromosome 5, fThuAlb1.1, whole genome shotgun sequence genome contains these proteins:
- the sypa gene encoding synaptophysin a encodes MDLVNQLVAQGQFRVLKLPLGFIKVLEWFFAIFAFSTCGSYSGMFRVSVECKNRTNSDLSIEVEFEYPFRLHQVYFDAPTCSSGNKERLFLVGDYSSSAEFFVTIGVFAFLYSTAALSIYIFFFEKYKENNKGPLIDLGVTGVFAFMWLVSSAAWAKGLTDVKTATDPDGVITLISACDVEENRCREVHDPVMSGLNTSVAFGFINLILWAGNLWFVFKETGIIAPFMRAPPPQDKPAAPDAYGQQGAYEQDPYASNQGGYQPDYNQQGYNQDAEYGQGYGQQGAPTSFSNQM; translated from the exons ATGGACCTCGTAAATCAG tTGGTGGCCCAAGGTCAGTTCAGGGTGCTGAAGCTTCCTCTGGGCTTCATTAAGGTCTTAGAATGG TTCTTCGCCATCTTTGCCTTCTCCACCTGCGGCAGTTATTCTGGGATGTTCCGGGTGTCGGTGGAGTGTAAGAACCGGACGAACAGCGACCTGAGCATTGAGGTGGAGTTTGAGTATCCATTCAG aCTCCACCAGGTGTATTTCGATGCCCCGACCTGTAGTAGCGGGAACAAGGAGCGTCTCTTCCTGGTTGGCGACTACTCTTCCTCGGCCGAGTTCTTTGTCACCATCGGCGTCTTTGCCTTCCTCTACTCCACAGCAGCTCTCAGCATCTACATCTTCTTCTTTGAAAAGTACAAGGAGAACAACAAGGGCCCACTGATT gacCTGGGGGTGACCGGGGTGTTTGCCTTCATGTGGCTGGTGAGTTCGGCGGCCTGGGCTAAAGGTTTGACTGACGTGAAGACGGCGACTGACCCGGACGGAGTGATCACTCTGATCTCTGCCTGCGATGTTGAGGAGAACCGCTGCCGTGAAGTCCACGATCCAGTCATGTCTGGACTCAACACCTCTGTG GCGTTTGGTTTTATTAACCTGATCCTGTGGGCGGGAAACCTCTGGTTCGTATTTAAGGAGACAGGAATCATTGCCCCCTTCATGCGAGCTCCACCTCCTCAGGATAAACCTGCTGCACCAGATGCTtacggccagcagggggcgtaTGAACAAGACCCGTATGCCAGCAACCAGGGAGGCTACCAACCCGACTACAATCAGCAAGGATACAACCAG GATGCAGAGTACGGTCAGGGCtacggccagcagggggcgccaACCTCCTTCTCCAATCAGATGTGA